In Trichoderma breve strain T069 chromosome 4, whole genome shotgun sequence, the following proteins share a genomic window:
- a CDS encoding 2OG-Fe(II) oxygenase superfamily domain-containing protein produces the protein MAVVKVANKGVDVARHLLPKARAASTAAAIAQTAARHGMPPGFTAKVGRLETFTLPEKVSGSVSDKAIADAMIGAWRRDGILQIGMSKSQQRLYQAANAASRRFFAQPHALKQACVDDMSYSGYIASGEEITDGIADYSEIFTVTKDLPHTDERVARGWPCHGPCPWLDQHMKAIMTKYMNDLAESGEKLLQLIEMGLDIPTGSLTRYTNDGWHHMRVLRFPQNDRTNGKGKKGRGIGSHTDYGLLVIAAQDDVGGLFVRPPHENERFSNWEKSSAGLRENEAGWVYVPPVAGTFTVFPGDMMQYMTNNVLQSTPHKVGLNVRERFAFAYFHEPNFRSVIRPLPGYNAGQSPIEGIHYGTHFTNMFLRNYPDRVTTARLQEEGRYRLLESKELRGGDDVL, from the exons atggcggtcGTCAAGGTCGCAAATAAGGGTGTAGACGTAGCCCGTCACCTCCTCCCCAAGGCGCGCGCCGcgtcaacagcagcagcgattGCGCAAACAGCCGCAAGACATGGCATGCCCCCAGGCTTCACAGCCAAAGTCGGTAGGCTGGAAACCTTTACCCTTCCCGAAAAAGTCTCGGGGTCTGTATCCGACAAGGCCATAGCAGATGCCATGATTGGCGCCTGGCGCAGAGATGGCATTCTCCAAATTGGCATGTCCAAGTCACAGCAGAGATTATACCAAGCCGCCAATGCCGCAAGTAGGCGCTTCTTCGCCCAGCCACATGCACTGAAGCAGGCCTGTGTAGACGACATGAGCTACTCAGGATATATTGCCTCCGGTGAGGAGATCACAGACGGTATTGCCGACTACTCAGAAATCTTCACCGTAACCAAAGACCTTCCGCACACCGATGAACGGGTCGCCCGAGGCTGGCCATGCCATGGACCATGCCCGTGGCTGGACCAGCACATGAAAGCAATCATGACCAAATACATGAATGATTTGGCTGAATCTGGAGAGAAGCTCCTGCAGCTGATCGAAATGGGGTTGGATATCCCCACAGGATCTCTAACGAGATACACAAACGATGGGTGGCACCACATGCGTGTCTTGAG ATTTCCGCAAAATGACAGGACgaatggcaaaggcaaaaaggggCGAGGTATTGGCTCCCATACTGATTATGGCTTGCTTGTCATTGCAGCTCAAGATGACGTTGGAG GGCTCTTTGTCCGGCCACCGCATGAAAACGAACGATTTTCCAACTGGGAAAAAAGCTCAGCTGGACTACGGGAAAACGAGGCCGGATGGGTGTACGTGCCTCCGGTTGCTGGGACATTCACAGTCTTTCCAG GCGATATGATGCAGTACATGACCAACAATGTTCTGCAGTCAACACCGCACAAGGTCGGGCTCAACGTCCGTGAACGGTTCGCATTTGCGTACTTTCACGAGCCCAACTTTCGATCCGTCATACGGCCGCTGCCGGGTTACAATGCCGGACAGTCGCCAATTGAAGGAATCCATTACGGCACGCATTTCACAAACATGTTTCTAAGGAATTACCCCGACCGCGTCACCACTGCTCGGCTTCAAGAGGAGGGTCGGTATCGGCTACTTGAGTCGAAGGAGCTTCGGGGCGGCGATGACGTACTGTAA